The following coding sequences lie in one Mustelus asterias chromosome 8, sMusAst1.hap1.1, whole genome shotgun sequence genomic window:
- the LOC144497093 gene encoding uncharacterized protein LOC144497093: MENKPFKCEVCDRAFRTSSTLVNHRRIHTGEKTFKCEVCNKGFAQLSGLVNHRTIHSGEKPFTCKVCDKSFSRTSTLYRHQRIHTGEKPFKCELCDKSFLSSSDFLIHQRIHTGEKPFTCEACMKSFSDSSTLRRHQRIHTGEKPFKCVVCDKSFSLSSDLRVHQRIHTGEKPFMCVVCDKSFSSSSDLCIHQRIHTGEKPFMCEVCDRSFSQSGNLRRHQRIHTGEKPFRCDVCDKSFSDTASLCVHRHIHNKEKPFTCDVCKKSFSRSSNLLFHQKSHTGE, from the coding sequence ATGGAAAACAAACCGTTCAAATGTGAGGTGTGTGACCGAGCCTTCAGAACATCATCAACGCTTGTAAATCATCGACGCATTCACACGGGGGAGAAGACATTCAAATGTGAGGTGTGTAACAAGGGCTTTGCACAGTTATCAGGCCTGGTAAATCACCGGACCATACACTCAGGGGAAAAACCATTCACATGcaaggtgtgtgacaaatcattctcacggACGTCGACTCTCTACAGACACCAACGCATTcatacaggggagaaaccatttaagTGTGAGCTGTGTGACAAATCCTTTTTGTCTTCCTCCGATTTCCTcatacaccaacgcattcacacaggggagaaaccattcacatgcgAGGCGTGCATGAAATCATTCTCGGATTCATCGACACTCCGCAGACATCAAcgtattcacacaggggagaaaccattcaagtgTGTGGTGTGCGACAAATCATTCTCATTGTCATCAGATCTCCGtgtacaccaacgcattcacaccggggagaaaccattcatgtgtgttgtgtgtgacaaatcattctcgtcGTCATCAGATCTATGcatacaccaacgcattcacacgggGGAGAAACCATTTATGTGTGAGGTCTGTGACAGATCATTTTCACAGTCAGGGAACCTCCGCAGGCATCAACGCAtacacacaggagagaaaccattcagatgcgatgtgtgtgacaaatcattctctgaCACAGCAAGCCTCTGTGTACACCGACACATTCACAATaaggagaaaccattcacatgtgaTGTGTGTAAAAAATCATTCTCGAGGTCATCAAACCTCCTGTTCCATCAGAAGAGCCACACAGGAGAGTAA